One genomic region from Pyxicephalus adspersus chromosome 1, UCB_Pads_2.0, whole genome shotgun sequence encodes:
- the SCIMP gene encoding SLP adapter and CSK-interacting membrane protein isoform X2, whose amino-acid sequence MDIPWYRQYFWLLVFGGIILLTVIISIIMICVCRTQISKSVTNRIQKSFKLKKRTKSTIDNSLYHLSGPSEVKLPNWTEKDFAMPPMYATVQTVPTQSPPQVLYPKNYAKKENTDLYIPNLNDRFSYASYDSVGSVSEVSYTNAATAAISKNSVLQPAMYSVVQKMPKQSHLQGSYLIPDYYAKKKNTDSDITNTNDRFSYASYDSVSSVYEDNYTNAALAGVSREYVQVIPDSDYDDVEII is encoded by the exons ATGGATATCCCATGGTATAGGCAGTATTTTTGGCTTCTTGTGTTTGGAGGTATCATTCTTCTCACGGTCATCATCTCCATTATTATGATTTGTGTGTGCAGAACTCAGATTTCAAAAA GTGTAACAAATCGGATTCAGAAGTCCTTCAAgctaaagaaaagaacaaaatctACAATAGA CAACAGCCTGTATCACTTATCAGGGCCATCTGAAGTCAAATTACCAAATTGGACAGAAAAAGACTTTG CCATGCCTCCTATGTATGCTACTGTACAAACAGTACCAACACAATCTCCCCCACAGGTCTTAT ATCCTAAAAATTATGCCAAGAAAGAaaatactgatttatatattCCTAACTTGAATGACAGATTCTCTTATGCATCTTACGATTCTGTAGGCAGTGTTTCAGAAGTTAGCTACACCAATGCAGCTACAGCAG CTATTTCTAAGAATTCAGTCTTACAACCTGCTATGTATTCTGTGGTACAAAAGATGCCAAAACAGTCTCATCTACAGGGCTCAT ATTTGATTCCTGATTAttatgccaagaaaaaaaatacagattcagATATAACAAACACAAATGACAGGTTCTCCTATGCATCTTATGATTCTGTAAGCAGTGTTTACGAAGATAACTACACTAATGCAGCTTTGGCAG GTGTCTCTAGAGAATATGTTCAGGTGATTCCAGATAGTGACTATGATGATGTGGAGATAATTTGA
- the SCIMP gene encoding SLP adapter and CSK-interacting membrane protein isoform X1 gives MDIPWYRQYFWLLVFGGIILLTVIISIIMICVCRTQISKSVTNRIQKSFKLKKRTKSTIDNSLYHLSGPSEVKLPNWTEKDFAMPPMYATVQTVPTQSPPQVLYPKNYAKKENTDLYIPNLNDRFSYASYDSVGSVSEVSYTNAATAAISKNSVLQPAMYSVVQKMPKQSHLQGSYHEYYAKKQNTTSIIPNLNDRYSFASYDSVSSVSEVNYTKTHMIDLIPDYYAKKKNTDSDITNTNDRFSYASYDSVSSVYEDNYTNAALAGVSREYVQVIPDSDYDDVEII, from the exons ATGGATATCCCATGGTATAGGCAGTATTTTTGGCTTCTTGTGTTTGGAGGTATCATTCTTCTCACGGTCATCATCTCCATTATTATGATTTGTGTGTGCAGAACTCAGATTTCAAAAA GTGTAACAAATCGGATTCAGAAGTCCTTCAAgctaaagaaaagaacaaaatctACAATAGA CAACAGCCTGTATCACTTATCAGGGCCATCTGAAGTCAAATTACCAAATTGGACAGAAAAAGACTTTG CCATGCCTCCTATGTATGCTACTGTACAAACAGTACCAACACAATCTCCCCCACAGGTCTTAT ATCCTAAAAATTATGCCAAGAAAGAaaatactgatttatatattCCTAACTTGAATGACAGATTCTCTTATGCATCTTACGATTCTGTAGGCAGTGTTTCAGAAGTTAGCTACACCAATGCAGCTACAGCAG CTATTTCTAAGAATTCAGTCTTACAACCTGCTATGTATTCTGTGGTACAAAAGATGCCAAAACAGTCTCATCTACAGGGCTCAT ATCATGAATATTATGCCAAGAAACAAAATACAACTTCAATTATACCTAACCTAAATGACAGATACTCATTTGCATCTTATGATTCTGTAAGCAGCGTTTCAGAAGTTAACTACACTAAAACACATATGATAG ATTTGATTCCTGATTAttatgccaagaaaaaaaatacagattcagATATAACAAACACAAATGACAGGTTCTCCTATGCATCTTATGATTCTGTAAGCAGTGTTTACGAAGATAACTACACTAATGCAGCTTTGGCAG GTGTCTCTAGAGAATATGTTCAGGTGATTCCAGATAGTGACTATGATGATGTGGAGATAATTTGA
- the SCIMP gene encoding SLP adapter and CSK-interacting membrane protein isoform X3, translated as MDIPWYRQYFWLLVFGGIILLTVIISIIMICVCRTQISKSVTNRIQKSFKLKKRTKSTIDNSLYHLSGPSEVKLPNWTEKDFAMPPMYATVQTVPTQSPPQVLYPKNYAKKENTDLYIPNLNDRFSYASYDSVGSVSEVSYTNAATAAISKNSVLQPAMYSVVQKMPKQSHLQGSYHEYYAKKQNTTSIIPNLNDRYSFASYDSVSSVSEVNYTKTHMIGVSREYVQVIPDSDYDDVEII; from the exons ATGGATATCCCATGGTATAGGCAGTATTTTTGGCTTCTTGTGTTTGGAGGTATCATTCTTCTCACGGTCATCATCTCCATTATTATGATTTGTGTGTGCAGAACTCAGATTTCAAAAA GTGTAACAAATCGGATTCAGAAGTCCTTCAAgctaaagaaaagaacaaaatctACAATAGA CAACAGCCTGTATCACTTATCAGGGCCATCTGAAGTCAAATTACCAAATTGGACAGAAAAAGACTTTG CCATGCCTCCTATGTATGCTACTGTACAAACAGTACCAACACAATCTCCCCCACAGGTCTTAT ATCCTAAAAATTATGCCAAGAAAGAaaatactgatttatatattCCTAACTTGAATGACAGATTCTCTTATGCATCTTACGATTCTGTAGGCAGTGTTTCAGAAGTTAGCTACACCAATGCAGCTACAGCAG CTATTTCTAAGAATTCAGTCTTACAACCTGCTATGTATTCTGTGGTACAAAAGATGCCAAAACAGTCTCATCTACAGGGCTCAT ATCATGAATATTATGCCAAGAAACAAAATACAACTTCAATTATACCTAACCTAAATGACAGATACTCATTTGCATCTTATGATTCTGTAAGCAGCGTTTCAGAAGTTAACTACACTAAAACACATATGATAG GTGTCTCTAGAGAATATGTTCAGGTGATTCCAGATAGTGACTATGATGATGTGGAGATAATTTGA
- the LGALS9 gene encoding galectin-9 translates to MSLGPIHNPPVPFNTHFHNGLNDGTIVVISGAVLPSGDRFAVNFECGNKDIAFHFNPRFDTGYVVCNTSEHHNWGKEENKREMPFRKGHPFEIRILVTQHDYKVSVNRNHYLEYHHRIPIHRVNTLTVNGCVSLSSVDIQAPGGGFPPQQFPGAGMYNPAFPPQPGFPPQPFPGCNPFTAAPQQTAHYVVPYNTTIHGGLFPNKVIVIRGAVTGHPKRFHVNLKFHGGIAFHFNPRFDENTIVRNSHLNNRWGKEERKMSSCGMGFAPGQSFVIEIICEHHAFKVNVNGNHVCNFNHRVPHLHEIDTLQIEGDVVLQHIQI, encoded by the exons ATGTCCCTCGGACCCATCCACAACCCG CCTGTTCCATTCAACACTCATTTTCACAATGGCCTAAATGATGGGACTATAGTGGTAATCAGTGGAGCTGTCCTTCCTTCCGGTGACAG GTTTGCTGTGAATTTTGAGTGTGGAAATAAAGACATTGCTTTCCATTTCAACCCTCGTTTTGATACCGGGTATGTTGTCTGCAATACGAGCGAACACCATAACTGGGGAAAGGAGGAAAACAAACGTGAGATGCCTTTTCGCAAAGGACATCCTTTTGAGATCCGCATCCTGGTTACACAGCATGActacaaa GTTTCTGTGAACAGAAATCACTATTTGGAGTATCATCACAGAATTCCCATCCATCGAGTCAACACTCTAACAGTAAATGGCTGTGTTAGTTTGTCTAGTGTTGACATTCAGGCTCCAGGG ggtggGTTTCCACCCCAACAGTTTCCAGGTGCAGGAATGTACAAT CCAGCATTCCCCCCACAGCCAGGATTTCCTCCACAGCCATTTCCTGGATGCAAT ccATTTACTGCTGCACCACAACAAACAGCACATTAT GTAGTGCCGTACAATACTACTATACATGGTGGCCTATTTCCTAACAAGGTGATTGTCATCAGAGGAGCCGTCACTGGACATCCTAAGAg ATTCCATGTTAACCTGAAATTCCATGGTGGTATTGCTTTTCACTTCAATCCAAGATTTGATGAAAACACCATTGTTCGTAACAGCCATCTGAACAATAGGTGGGGAAAGGAGGAGCGTAAAATGTCCAGCTGTGGAATGGGTTTTGCCCCTGGCCAAAGCTTTGTG ATTGAAATTATTTGTGAACACCATGCTTTCAAAGTGAACGTTAATGGGAACCATGTGTGCAATTTTAATCATCGTGTGCCACATCTTCATGAAATAGACACACTGCAGATTGAAGGCGATGTTGTCTTGCAGCACATTCAgatttaa